Proteins encoded by one window of Streptococcus sanguinis:
- a CDS encoding YtxH domain-containing protein: protein MGKFSSLLLGAVTGAAAAYFLTSKKGKETTDKVRDFVKEYQENPDDIHEAVVQSAKDFSNQAVSAIQQTKEKVEKGEITTETVIESVKETTKSVVDYSQDKFNEIKEKFDKEESSFAEEEPVIFEEEEEEPSEEIIIDFGAEVTEGQEEKAVETDNQEEK from the coding sequence ATGGGAAAATTTTCATCACTGTTATTGGGCGCCGTTACAGGTGCAGCTGCTGCCTATTTTCTGACCAGTAAGAAAGGAAAGGAAACGACAGATAAGGTTCGGGACTTTGTTAAGGAATACCAAGAAAATCCTGATGATATTCACGAAGCTGTCGTTCAGTCTGCTAAAGACTTTTCAAATCAAGCTGTCAGCGCAATCCAACAAACCAAAGAAAAAGTTGAGAAAGGCGAGATTACAACTGAAACAGTCATCGAATCGGTCAAAGAAACGACAAAGTCAGTAGTTGACTACTCGCAAGATAAGTTTAACGAAATCAAAGAAAAATTTGATAAAGAAGAAAGCAGCTTTGCTGAGGAAGAACCTGTGATCTTCGAAGAGGAAGAAGAGGAACCTTCAGAAGAAATCATCATTGACTTCGGAGCAGAAGTGACAGAAGGACAAGAAGAGAAGGCTGTTGAAACTGATAATCAAGAAGAAAAATAA
- a CDS encoding DUF3270 family protein, translating into MHVRKYQQYDDPTDYYYQEIESEQTPLYQEYLPEAETSPRLSELFFFLNIAVFCVLTVLFSFVFLSLKMNTFMSFTLAIASSLISIQSYRLFAKKRQTSK; encoded by the coding sequence ATGCACGTAAGAAAATACCAACAATATGATGACCCAACTGACTACTACTATCAAGAAATTGAATCTGAACAAACACCACTCTATCAAGAATACCTACCTGAAGCAGAAACATCACCAAGATTAAGTGAACTCTTTTTCTTCTTAAATATTGCTGTTTTCTGTGTCTTGACAGTTTTGTTTAGCTTTGTATTTTTGAGTTTAAAAATGAATACATTTATGTCCTTCACTTTGGCCATTGCTTCTAGCTTGATTAGCATTCAATCTTATCGCCTGTTCGCAAAGAAACGCCAAACTAGCAAATAA